The segment TCTCCAGCTGGGTGGCTGCGCCGTACTCAGGCGTCATCACGTACAAGCTGGCATCTGAATGCTCAATGATCTCAGTGTCTGACTGGCCGATACCGGAAGTCTCCAGTATGATCAGATCAAAGTTGGCGGCTTTCACCACGTCCACTGCATCCTGCACGTAACGGCTTAAAGCCAGGTTACTTTGGCGGGTAGCCAAAGAACGCATGTACACGCGGCTGTTGCTGATGGCATTCATCCGGATACGGTCACCTAGCAAAGCACCACCGGTTTTCCGCTTAGACGGATCTACTGAGATGATGGCAATTGTCTTGTCCTGGAAATCCATCAGGAAACGACGCACCAACTCGTCTACCAAAGATGACTTACCAGCCCCACCAGTACCAGTAATTCCTAGCACGGGAGTGGCTTTAACATCTTTTTGCTGGTCAATACCTGAAACTAACTGCTCCTTTACCCGGGCAAATTCCTCAGGGAAGTTCTCTGCAGCTGAGATCAGGCGGGCAATGGACTTGATGTCTTTTTCTTTCAGGTGCTTCACCTCACCGTTCAGGTTCTGACCGGTAGGGAAGTCACACTTCTGCAGCATGTCGTTGATCATACCCTGTAAACCCATGGCGCGTCCGTCATCTGGGGAGTAGATGCGGGCAATGCCGTACCCGTGCAGCTCTTCAATCTCAGTAGGCAGGATTACCCCGCCGCCGCCGCCAAAGATGCGCACATGGCCGCACCCCCGCTCGTTGAGCAGGTCATACATGTATTTGAAATACTCTAAGTGGCCGCCCTGGTAAGAGGTGATAGCGATGGCTTGGGCATCTTCCTGGATGGCGCAGTCCACAATCTCCTGCACGGAACGGTTATGGCCCAGGTGAATGACCTCAGCGCCCGATGCCTGAATGATGCGGCGCATGATATTGATAGACGCATCATGGCCGTCAAACAAAGAAGCGGCGGTGACAATGCGAACGTGGTTAACCGGTTTGTAGGGTTGTACAGTAGTAACTGACATTTGTTAGGTTAGCTAGTGAACGGTATGCGAAAGTACGAATTTTCAGATAGAGTGGAGGAGGAGGCGTGAATTCTCTTCGGCTCTTTTAGGTGCTCTTTTCCTGAAACAGCCTCAAAATAGCTTTCGTTCAGAAACGGGTACCTTCTACTAAGCCGGTTTTGCGTAGTTTACCAAAAAAAATCTGCCTATGCCTGATCTGCCCGCCCCCGCCCTTATTCCTTTTATTGACGTGGTAGGCACTTTTGTATTCGCCATCAGTGGCACGCAAACTGCAATCGACAAAAAGCTAGACCCCTTTGGAGCGTCTGTCATTGCATTTGCCACGGCGCTTGGGGGCGGAACCGTGCGAGACTTACTCCTAAACCTGAGACCCGTCTGGATTCAAGAGGAACGGCTTTTGGTGACGGTATTTGTTGCCGTGGTGGTGACGCTGCTGTTCAGAAAGGAAATAGGGCGTTTCAGGAGGACCATGTTTTTGTTTGATACCGTGGGTATTGCCTTGTTCACGGTGCTGGGCATGGAAAAAGCGCTTAGATTAGGCGTACCGCCGCTCATTGCCTTGGTGATGGGAGTGGTGTCTGCGGTATTTGGCGGAGTGGTGCGCGATATTCTATGTAATGAAATACCGCTTATTTTCCGGCGGGAGGTTTACGCTACTGCATGCCTGGCAGGAGGAGTGGCTTATTTACTCATGCGGTTGGCACCGGTGCCCCCAGGGGTGCCCGTATGGATTGCTATTGCAATCATCATCTTAATCCGGATACTGGCCGTTCGACTAAAATGGGCTTTCCCGAATCTTAACCCGGAGGAATAGCAAGGGGACCATTCAGACCTAATTTATGATACTCTGTATAGGTGTAGATACTGCAGTTTTAAACTAATTCATTTTAAATAATAAGCCAAGAGATTTGAGACATGTTTTTGGTTTCAGTCTCAGTTCTCTTGGCTTATTACAAAATTTTTTTCCTTTATTTTTTCAGTTTATATCCTATTAAGAAATGATGGCGAGTTGTGGAAGAGTTAACTCCTATGTAATCTGATAAGCCATTCCCTATTTCGAAACGTGCTTCTCCCATAAACCTTTGAAAGTGGAATCCTGCACCCATCACTAAGCTTTGCTCATGGTTTCTTGTTTTTCTAAGCGATACCCCTTCCTGAACCGACCTGGTTCCAGTGTACATACTATCAATGACCCGTTTGTTTTTAGAATAAACAGAAAACCCATTCCCCACGCCCGCTTTCAGATAAATAGCATAGCTATTGGAGGCAGTCAGCTTATAGGTGAGTAGATTGTAGAGCTTAAGGTAGGCCTGGTCAAATGAAGTCTGGATAGTTTCGTAAAAGTCCTGATTTGGTACAACATAACTTCCAGAAACAGAATAAGAAGAAAAACCCACTTCGTTATAGATCGATAATT is part of the Rufibacter tibetensis genome and harbors:
- a CDS encoding trimeric intracellular cation channel family protein, yielding MPDLPAPALIPFIDVVGTFVFAISGTQTAIDKKLDPFGASVIAFATALGGGTVRDLLLNLRPVWIQEERLLVTVFVAVVVTLLFRKEIGRFRRTMFLFDTVGIALFTVLGMEKALRLGVPPLIALVMGVVSAVFGGVVRDILCNEIPLIFRREVYATACLAGGVAYLLMRLAPVPPGVPVWIAIAIIILIRILAVRLKWAFPNLNPEE